Proteins encoded within one genomic window of Halorussus salilacus:
- a CDS encoding DUF7122 family protein — translation MSDPEATNDGQRFDRLPETAADREVEGRATREEVLDWWDQRFGIPPETFEGYSFWEKGKGKIWILRGDLESPVGVEALGMKFLRTRQEHWKPTMNAVQRFGRGATRNVIELTREQARRFARGETQELEWDGDWGYLVAAHEFAGEPEPLGVGLYIHGELQSPVPKGRQREL, via the coding sequence GTGAGCGACCCCGAAGCCACCAACGACGGCCAGCGGTTCGACCGCCTGCCCGAGACGGCCGCCGACCGCGAGGTCGAGGGCCGGGCGACCCGCGAGGAGGTCCTCGACTGGTGGGACCAGCGGTTCGGAATCCCGCCCGAGACCTTCGAGGGGTACAGCTTCTGGGAGAAGGGCAAGGGCAAAATCTGGATTCTCCGCGGGGACCTCGAATCGCCGGTCGGCGTCGAGGCGCTCGGGATGAAGTTCCTGCGCACCCGTCAGGAACACTGGAAGCCGACGATGAACGCGGTCCAGCGGTTCGGCCGGGGGGCGACCCGGAACGTCATCGAACTCACCCGCGAGCAGGCTCGCCGGTTCGCCCGGGGCGAGACCCAAGAGTTGGAGTGGGACGGCGACTGGGGGTATCTGGTCGCGGCCCACGAATTCGCCGGGGAGCCGGAACCCCTCGGCGTGGGGCTGTACATCCACGGTGAGTTGCAGAGTCCGGTGCCGAAGGGGCGTCAGCGGGAGCTATAG
- a CDS encoding RsmB/NOP family class I SAM-dependent RNA methyltransferase produces the protein MEQLERYEPLVGEFEAFREACERALPSVVRVNTIEATPERAKAALDEEGVGWDDREWSDTVLELDTTNPGSTWASFHGWIHGQEEVSAIPAEVLDPEPGERVWDACAAPGSKTTQLAALMDDEGLVVANDNNLGRLSALRFNTERLGVTNAAVTNRDARNFSLKPFDFEAFDKALVDVPCSCEGTIRKNPTALDDWSMDHVRSVAGVQKGILRRAVQATRERGTVVYSTCTFAPEENEAVLDHVLREEDCRLVEFDVGLDSRPGITEWDGETYDESVRKAQRFYPHLNDTGGFFCAKLEVGP, from the coding sequence ATGGAGCAACTGGAGCGGTACGAACCCCTCGTCGGGGAGTTCGAAGCCTTCCGCGAGGCCTGCGAGCGCGCGCTCCCGTCGGTCGTCCGGGTCAACACCATCGAGGCGACCCCCGAGCGCGCGAAGGCCGCGCTGGACGAGGAGGGCGTCGGCTGGGACGACCGCGAGTGGTCGGACACGGTGCTGGAACTCGACACGACAAACCCCGGGAGTACGTGGGCCTCGTTCCACGGCTGGATTCACGGCCAGGAGGAGGTCTCGGCGATTCCCGCCGAGGTGCTCGACCCCGAACCCGGCGAGCGCGTCTGGGACGCCTGCGCCGCGCCGGGGAGCAAGACCACCCAGCTCGCCGCCCTGATGGACGACGAAGGACTGGTCGTCGCCAACGACAACAACCTCGGTCGCCTCTCGGCCCTGCGGTTCAACACCGAGCGACTCGGCGTGACGAACGCCGCGGTCACGAATCGGGACGCCCGGAACTTCTCGCTCAAGCCCTTCGATTTCGAGGCCTTCGACAAGGCGCTCGTGGACGTGCCCTGCTCGTGTGAGGGCACGATTCGGAAGAACCCCACCGCGCTCGACGACTGGTCGATGGACCACGTCCGGAGCGTCGCGGGCGTCCAGAAGGGCATCCTCCGGCGCGCGGTCCAAGCCACGCGCGAGAGGGGAACCGTGGTCTACTCGACCTGCACCTTCGCGCCCGAGGAGAACGAGGCGGTCCTCGACCACGTCCTCCGCGAGGAGGACTGCCGCCTCGTCGAGTTCGACGTGGGCCTCGACTCCCGGCCGGGAATCACCGAGTGGGACGGCGAGACCTACGACGAGAGCGTTCGGAAGGCCCAGCGGTTCTACCCCCACCTCAACGACACCGGCGGGTTCTTCTGCGCGAAACTGGAGGTGGGACCGTGA
- a CDS encoding proteasome assembly chaperone family protein, which yields MASVTVHAEGLELDDPTLVEGLPGVGLVGKLATDHLIEAFDMTYYASLACEGLPRISVYEEGSPELRPPVRIYADPGRDLLALQSDVPVSAAAASEFASCVTEWLADNDATPIYMSGLPHQKEASEIPSLYGVATGSGGERLDDHGIDSPVERGAVSGPTGALLHEASATGLDAVGLIVESDPQFPDPEAARILVEHGIAPLAGVEVATGDLVERAEEISEQKEQLAQRMGEADPEESSQAQPLRMFQ from the coding sequence ATGGCAAGCGTCACCGTACACGCCGAGGGGTTGGAGCTGGACGACCCGACGCTGGTCGAGGGACTGCCGGGCGTCGGACTGGTCGGCAAGCTGGCGACCGACCACCTAATCGAGGCGTTCGACATGACCTACTACGCCAGCCTCGCCTGCGAGGGTCTGCCCCGGATATCGGTCTACGAGGAGGGGAGCCCGGAGCTCCGGCCGCCGGTCCGGATTTACGCCGACCCCGGGCGCGACCTGCTGGCGCTCCAGAGCGACGTGCCGGTCTCGGCCGCCGCGGCGTCGGAGTTCGCCAGTTGCGTCACCGAGTGGCTCGCCGACAACGACGCGACGCCGATCTACATGAGCGGGCTTCCCCACCAGAAGGAGGCGAGCGAGATTCCGTCGCTGTACGGCGTCGCCACCGGCTCGGGAGGCGAGCGACTCGACGACCACGGCATCGACAGCCCGGTCGAGCGCGGCGCGGTCAGCGGTCCCACCGGGGCGCTCCTCCACGAGGCGAGCGCCACCGGTCTCGACGCGGTGGGCCTCATCGTCGAGAGCGACCCGCAGTTCCCCGACCCCGAGGCCGCGCGCATCCTCGTCGAGCACGGCATCGCGCCGCTGGCGGGCGTCGAGGTCGCCACCGGCGATCTCGTCGAGCGTGCCGAGGAGATCAGCGAGCAGAAAGAGCAGCTCGCCCAGCGCATGGGTGAGGCCGACCCCGAGGAGAGTTCGCAGGCTCAACCGCTTCGCATGTTCCAGTGA